Below is a genomic region from Tumebacillus amylolyticus.
CGCGCTCCGCGACGCGCTTGACCGTCGCACGCAGACGCTCCATCTGCAATTCCTGTAAGCGCTTTCGCTCCAGCGTTTCCATTCGCTCGTTGAAGATCATCGCAGTTCTCCTCCTCAAACTTTGAAACTACTAAAAAGCAAAGTCGTTCGATAGGTACGAATATTCTATTTCTTGATTGTCGTTGAAATTCCTCTACGTAACCAAAAAACCCCCTCTCAAAATCGGAGGGGGTTGCTGGAATTATCGGTTGGCTTCGACGCGGCCCGAGTTCGAGGCGAGGTCGATGGAGATCGAGATGTTCGACGCGCCGGAGTAGACGTTCGACCAAGTGGAGGTCGAACCGCTGCGCGACGTCGCGTTCGCTTGGCTCATCCCCGCCATGCCCAACATGTAGGTTTCGTAGTAGGCACGGTCTTGACCCGGCGGGTTGAAGCGATCGAAGCGAAGCGTGACGTGCGTGGCAATGCCGCCGGAAATCGTCACGTCAACCGACATCGAACCTCGGTAGTAGGACAGCACGTTGCCGTTCTCACCGAGCGATTGGTTGTAGCGGAAGAAGTTCTGTACGTCCGATTTGCTGGAACCGAGCACCGATTTCAACAAACCACCGTCTACCAACGTGCCCGCTGCCGGCGGTTGCTGGACAGGCGGAGTCGGAGTTGGGGTCGGTGTGGGAGTCGGCTGAGGTGTCGGTTTCGGAGTGGGATTCGGTGTCGGGGTGGGCGTCGGCGTCGGATTCACCGGCACCTGTTGCTCCTGTGTCGGCGTGCCGCTGTTCGACGGTGCAGGTGCCGGGCTCGTACCGTTTCCGGTCGTCGAAGTTGCTGCGCCGCTGCCCCCGCTGTATGGAGACTGCGGAACATAGTTCGAGGCGGTCGCACGAGGCGATGCCTTGCCTTGGTCGCGGGCGATGGCGGTCAATTGAGTCGCCAACGGTTTGGAGATGCCCTGCGTTTGCCCCGATGCCGCCTGTTGCGTCGCGAGGCTTTTGCCGCCGTCGGGCAGCATCGCCATGTACTCCTGTGGGATCGGTTGCCCGTCTTTGAGCGCTTGCATGACGGTCAGAAGCCAACCGAGGTCTTCGCCCTCTGCGTTGCCTTGGCCCTTGAACTCGCCAATGCCTTGCGTATTGCCGGTCTCGCCGCCCTGGGCGGTCGAGGACGTTTTTTCCGGTTCAGCAGTTGTGGTCGTAGGGTTCGTTTGGGACGCGGTGTGTTGCGGTTCTTCGGACTTGGCCAATGCGGTGGGCGCGAACTTGTTGAGCAGCAAGAGACCTCCGGCCAACACGATGCAAACGCCGCCCAATGCAGCCCAAGCACCTCCGTACTTGCCCTTGCGCAAGACATTGCCCATCATCATCACCACAGAAAGTGCGGAGAAAATTCCGAGGACAATCATACCAATGACCGTCAAACTGATTTTGTCGAGAATCGAGGCTAAATCCATGGGACATCTACACCCCCAAATCTACGCTTGTTATTCGAACATCTTCGACAGATCTCCCGAAAATCCTCTTTGTGTTATTTTCTATACATAAGCGTTTACAAAGTATCCGTAATGCCATATACTGGTGCCAAGAAAGAAATTCTTGGAAAACAAGGGGGTGACCCTCATGCTTAGCGGAATGTTTGGCGGATTTGACAGAAGCATTTGGATACGGTTCTGGGGCATGACGTTGCTCAATGTCGGGACCTTTATGATACGGCCTTTTTTGGCACTGTACTTGGCAAACGGTTTAGGGGCGGGGCTGACGATCATCGGATTTGTGTTGACGGTGCGCCCGCTGGGAGCTTTTTTCGGAAACATGCTCGGCGGGTATTTCGCCGACAAGATCGGCCGCAAGCCGGTGATGATTGCAGGTATGCTGCTCGATGCGGCGGCGCTGGGCGGGTATGCATTGACCGACAGCGTGCTGTGGTTCGCGCTTCTCTCGTTCTTGCAAGGATTCGGTTCCTCGTTCGCCGAACCAGCGGTCAGCGCGATGGTGGCAGACGTCACGAGTGAACAAAACCGCGCCCGCGCATTTTCCCTGATGTACATGGGCAACAACGTCGGTTGCGCCGTCGGCCCGTTGCTCGGCGTCTCGTTGCTCCTTGCGCATCCGGCCACGTTGTTTGGCATCATGGCGACGGCGACGGTGGCCTTCGCGGTCGTGATTGCCCTCTTCATTCCCGAATCGAAGCCGGAGAACATTGTCTGTGAATCGGACGCGTGCAAACGGTCGCAGAACAAGATCGGCTACGGGTTCATCTTGCAAGATGTGAAGCTCATCCTCTTCCTGCTCGGTTCGTTTGCCATCACGCTCGGTTACAACCAGATGTCGTCGTACTTGCCTCTGCATCTGGAAAACATCCTCCCGGACGCCTCTTGGCTCTACGGGGTGATGCAATCGCTCAACGGCATCCTCTGCGTCGTGCTCTCCATGCCTGTTGCACGCTTTCTGTCGCGCTTCAACCCCTATCATGTCATGAAAGCGAGCGGCGGGGTGTATACGCTGGGAATCTTGATCCTCGCGCTCAACCACAGTTCCTCGCTGATGCTGATCGGGTTCACGGTGTTTACGCTCGGTGAGATCATCTCGGCGTCCGTTTCGAAAAAGTTGCTCGCCGACTTCGCGCCGGACGACATGCGTGCCCGTTATATGGGGGCCAGCGGCTTCTCGTGGATCGTCGCCGCCACGATCGGTCCTCTGCTTGGCGGGCAGTTGATGCAGCAATTCGGCGGGCATGTGATGCTCTTGGTCTTCACGTTGATCATGGCGCTGAGCGTGCCGGTCTACCGAATGCTCTGGATCAAGCGCAAAGCCGAGTTGCAACCTGCCTTGGAAGTAAAAAAAGCCGTTCCCCTCGCTTGAGGGGGACGGCTTCTTTTTCGTAAAAAGGACTAGCAGATGTAGGATTCTTGCTCGACGATCTTCGCCGCGAGTTCACGCTTGACTTTGACAGCGTTGATCGGGGTGGAACGAGCGAGTTTCTTGAGGACGGAGAGTTGGGTTTTGAGGACGTCGCCCCCTTCCATCGCAGCAAGGGTTTCCTTGGCAATCGCTTCGATGCGACCGAAGGATTCGTTGACGAAGACGCGGGACATGGCGATCTTGGTCGCCGCTTTTGCTTCGCCGTCGCGTGCGATTTGCTTTTGCGCACGCAGGAGTGCAGATTCAGCCGCGAAGATTTCGATCGCGATGTCTGCGACGTTCGCGAGGATTTCTTGTTGAGCTTCCAGCGCCAGTTGGTACTTCTGCACGCCGTAGCCTGCCACCATCAGGAAGATTTTCTTCGCACGGTCGATGAGGTCTTCTTCGACTGCGAGCGGGATGTCTTCGTCAACCATGCCCGGCATCAGGGACATCAGTTCTGCTTGCAGACCTTGTGCCGCTTGCAGCAGAGCGATTTCGCCTTTCATCGCTTTTTTGACGAGCGTGCCCGGGATCAGGAGACGGTTGACTTCGTTGGTGCCTTCGAAGATGCGGTTGATGCGGGAGTCGCGGTACATTTGCTCAATCGGGTATTCCTGAATGAAGCCGTAGCCGCCGTGGATTTGCACGCCTTCGTCTACGACGAAGTCGAACGCTTCGGAAGCGAAGACTTTGGAGATCGAGCATTCGATTGCGTATTCGGCAATCGCCGCGGTCACGTCACGGCCGTTGGAGGTATCCACGTCCGCCAGACCCGCTTCGATCATTCCGCCGATGCGGTAGATCATCGATTCGGTTGCGTACGCTGCGATGTTCATGTCTGCGAACTTCTCGCGAAGCAGCGGGAAGGAGGAGATCTCTTTGTTGAACTGTTTGCGTTGGTTTGCGTATTTGACGGAGTGCTCGATCGCCAGTTTGTTGGAACCGACGCAACCTGCAGCCAACTTGTAACGGCCGATGTTCAAGATGTTGAAGGCGATGTGGTGGCCTTTGCCTACTTCGTAGAGCAGGTTTTCAACCGGCACGGCTACATCTTCGAGGATGAGCGGACGGGTCGAGGAGCCTTTGATCCCCATTTTCTTTTCTTCCGGGCCGGTGGAAACGCCCGGGTAGTCTTTTTCCACGATGAACGCGGAGAACTTGTCGCCGTCGACTTTTGCGTAGACGACGAATACGTCTGCAAAACCTGCGTTGGTGATGAACTGCTTCGTGCCGTTGAGCACGTAGTGGGTGCCTTCCGCGTTCAGGATCGCGGTGGTTTTCGCGCCCAGTGCGTCAGAGCCGGAGCCCGGCTCGGTCAGGCAGTACGCTGCGAACTTCGCGCCCGATGCGAGGTCCGGCAGGTAGCGTTTCTTTTGATCGTCGTTGCCGAAGTAGACGATCGGCAGGGTCCCGATCCCGACGTGCGCGCCGTGGGACAGGCCGAAGGAGCCTGCGCGGGTGATGTTTTCGGTGATCAGGGTGGAGGAGATTTTGTCGAGGCCAAGGCCGTCGTACTCTTCCGGAACGTCTGCTGCCAGCAGGCCGAGTTCGCCCGCTTGCTTGAGCAGATCGATGGTCAGTTCGAGGTCGAGTTTCTCGATCTCTTCACGGCGCGGTTCGACTTCGCCCTTGGCAAAGTCGGCCGTGGTTTTCGCGATCATCAGTTGCTCGTTGTTGAAGTCTTCCGGAGTGAAGACGTCAGCCGGAGAGGTCTTCTCGATCAGGAACGCGCCTCCGCGTTTTTTGGTTTTTACTTCGCTCATGGTAGTTGCCTCCTCAAATGTGTGGAATTAGTTCAACAGTTCGAATACGCCTGCTGCGCCCATGCCGCCGCCGATGCACATCGAGACCACGCCGTACTTGCCGTTGCGGCGACGGAGCTCGTTGAGAATCTGGACGGTCAGCTTCGCGCCGGAGCAGCCCAGCGGGTGACCGAGCGCAATGGCGCCGCCGTTGACGTTGACTTTTTCTTCGTCGAGACCGAGTTCGCGCACGACGTGGAACGCTTGCGACGCGAACGCTTCGTTGACTTCGAACAGGTCGATGTCGTCGACCGACAGACCTGCTTTTTGCAACGCTTTCGGGATTGCGACGACCGGGCCGACACCCATGATGTCCGGGTCCACGCCGCCGATGGCGAACGACAGGAATTTCGCAAGCGGCTTCAAGCCGAGTTCTTGCGCTTTTTCAGCAGACATGACGACGACTGCCGCTGCGCCGTCTGACGTTTGCGACGAGTTGCCCGCCGTGACGGAGCCTTGGACGTGGAATGCCGGGCGAAGTTTCGCAAGACCTTCCATCGAAGTGTCCGGGCGCACGCCTTCGTCGGTGTCGAAGAGGTACTCGTGAACTTTCACTTTGCCCTTCTCATCGACCGTTTGGAACTTGACCGGGACCGGAACGATCTCGTCTTTGAACTTGCCGGATGCAATGGCAGCGGCTGCACGTTGGTGCGAGCGAACGGCGAAACCGTCTTGCATTTCGCGGGAGACGCCGAAGCGTTGCGCGACTTGCTCTGCGGTGTGACCCATGCCCATGTAGATTTCCGGCATGTTGTCGACCAACCACGGGTTCGGAGCGAGTTTGTTGCCAACCATCGGAACCATCGACATCGATTCGACGCCGCCTGCGATCATGACGTCCGCTTGGCCGGTGAGAATGGCTTGTGCAGCCAGCGCGATGGTTTGCAGACCCGAGGAGCAGAAACGGTTGACGCTCATGCCTGCGACGTTCGTCGGGAGCCCGGCGCGCATCGCTACGATGCGGCCGAGGTTCATGCCTTGTTCGCCTTCCGGAATCGCGCAGCCGATGATGACATCTTCGACTTCACGCGGATCGAGTTCCGGAACGCGGTTCAGTGCTTCGCGCACAACCAGAGCCCCGAGGTCCTCCGGGCGGGTGTGGCGCAGGGAGCCTTTATGAGAACGACCTACGGCTGTACGGACAGCCGATACGATCACTGCTTCACGCATGATTCTGTACCTCCTTCAATCGCCTCGCAAACTAGTTGCGCAGCGGTTTGCCTTTCGTCAGCATGTATTGCATGCGTTGTTGCGAGAGCGGTTCGCCGCACAGCGAGAGGAACGCTTCACGCTCAAGGTCGAGCAAGTATTGCTCGCTGACCACGGAGCCGCCGATCACTTGACCGCCTGCGAGAACGTTTGCCACTTTAGATGCGATCTTCACATCATGATCGGATGCGAAGCCGTGGAGCTTCATGGTTTGCGCGCCGAGTTTGAGCAGCGCGTAGCCGTTTTCACCGACGACTTTGATTTTCTTCGGCGTCGGGGCTACGTAGTTCGGAGCCATCGCGAGCACCGCTTGCTTCGCGTCGTGCAGCAGGTAGTCTTGGTTTACGGTCATCTCGTCAGACTTGCGGAAGTAGCCGAGTTTTTGACCGTCGCGGAACGAGGTGGACACTTTCGCCATGGCAATCGTCTCGAACGCACGGGTGACGTACGGTTGGAGGTCGATGCCCTCCGGCACGTTCTCGATGTTGCGCAGGAGAATTTCCTTGTTCCCACCGCCGCCCGGAAGCAGACCGACGCCCACTTCGACGAGACCGAAGTACGATTCTGCCGCACCGACGATTTTGTCGGCCGGGAAGCAAACTTCTGCGCCGCCGCCAAGGGTCATGTTGAACGGAGCTGCGACCACCGGACGATCCATATATTTGAGAGCCATCGTCGCATTTTGGAACATGCGAACGGTCAGATCGAGTTCATCCCAATCGTCGTCTTGCGCCGCCATGAGAATCATCATGAGGTTGGCGCCCACGCAGAAGTTGTTCGCTTGGTTGCCGATGACGAGGCCCTTGTAGTTTTGAGAAACTTCTTGTGCCGCGTAGTTCATCATCGCGACGATGTCGTTGCCGATCGCTTGGTTCGGAGAGTGGAATTCAAGAGCTGCAACGCCGTCGCCGAGGTCGATCAGAGACGCGCCGGAGTTTTTCTTGATCACGCGGCCTTGCTCTTTGAGAGCGGCGAGCGAGATGATTTCCTTTTTCTCTTCCAGACCTTTGAACTCGCCTGTGAGGGTGTAGAACGACTTGACGCCGGCTTCTTCTTCGTAGAACGATTTCTTGCCGGATGCCAGCAAGTTTTTCACCAGTTCCGGGATGGTTTCGCCTTCTGCTTCCATACGAGCGACCGATTTCTCGACGCCCAGCAGGTCCCAGGTTTCGAACGGGCCGGTCTGCCAGTTGAAGCCCCACTTCATCGCGCGGTCGATGTTGACGATGTCGTCCGCGATTTCGGATGCGTGATTGGCGGAGTAGATCAAGGTGCGTTTCAAGACGTTCCACATGAAGAGGGACGCTTGGTCTTGGCCGTAGACGAGGGTGCGCAGTTTTTCCTTCAGAGACTTCTGCTGTTTCGCCATTTCCAGAGACGCGGACTTGATCTTGGTGCGCGGACGGTACTCCATGGTGTTGTAGTCCAGCGCATGGATGTCCTTGCCGATTTTTTGGAAGAAGCCTTTTTTGACTTTCTCCCCGATCCAGCCGTTCTCGACCATTTTTTGCAGGAAGGACGGGATGACGAAGGTCGATTTTTCCTCCCCGTCTTCTACGGAATCGTGGACGTTGTTCGCTACATGAACGAACGTATCGAGACCGACGATGTCGAGCGTGCGGAACGTGGCAGACTTCGGACGGCCGATTACCGGGCCGGTCAGCGCATCGACTTCATCGACGCCAAGGCCCGCTTTCTCCATCTCTTGAACCGAGACCATCAGACCGTAGGTGCCGATGCGGTTGGCGATGAAGTTGACGGTGTCTTTGGCAAACACGACGCCTTTGCCGAGGTTTTTCTCTGCGTAGTTCGCCATGAATTCGATGACACTCGGGTCGGTATCCGGACCCGGAATGATTTCGAGAAGTTTCATATAACGCGGCGGATTGAAGAAGTGCGTGCCGAGGAAGTGCTTGCGGAACGATTCTCCGCGACCTTCTGCCATCGCAGCGATCGACATGCCGGACGTGTTGGACGAAACGATCGTGCCCGGACGAACGGCTGCTTCAATTTTTTCATACACTTGACGCTTGATGTTGAGGTTCTCGACGACAACCTCGATCACCCAGTCGCACTCTTGCAGACGATGCAGATCGTCTTCGAAATTGCCGATCTCGATGAGATCAATCACTTCCGGTGCGTACAACGCAGCCGGTTTTTGCTTCAACAGACCGTCGCGACCGCGCTTGGCAAACAAGTTGCGGTCTTGCTCCGGATCTTTGGGCACGATGTCGAGCAGCAGGGACTTCACCCCTACGTTGGCGAGATGTGCGGCAATGCCGGCACCCATGACGCCGGCGCCGAGCACCGCGACTTTGCGAATCTTGCGTTCCATGTGTCCGTGACCTCCTTCAATGGTCCCCTCTATCCCTCAACCGAACAGTCGGTCGAAGATCGATATAGAAAAGTACAAAGCGTCAGAAACAACATTGACTGTTCAGTCTAACTTTCTGATATATCGTATTCTTCACGGCCTGAAAATATCCTTCTCCGATATTCGAAAAATTCCCCCACGACGAAATTTTTTTCTGACTTCCGAGTTTTCCGGCACTGGTAGGTTTATAGACTCCCAAAACTGGCAAGTCTAGTGACAGGAAAACGTAACCAAACGGAGGTAGAAACCACATGAAAAAAACCCTGCTGGCATTCGTCTTTTCTCTTGCTTTGCTGTTCTCTCTGCTTGCAACACCAAGCTACGCGATGTACGAACTGCCCGCGCCCTACGGCGCTCCGCATACTTATGATCTCGGCGGCGTTGTGTACGGTCCGCCGCTCCCGAGCAATCTCCCGCCGGTCATCGCCCGCTCCGGCACCGATCTTTTGAAAAAAGTCGAAGAGGCCGTCCCGGAAACGCTCACCTACAAAGTGAAGCAAGGCGACTCGCTCTCGTCCATCGCCGCTTCGTTCAACACCAAGACGGAGACGCTCGCACAGTTGAACAACTTGCCCAACGCAAACGTGTTGAAAATCGACCAAGAACTGCAAATTCCGAACTTGGAACGCAAACTGCTCCAACCGGGACTCGCGGTCAAAAACGTTCTCAACGCCGACCTGACCGCCTACACCGCCGGTTTTGAGTCGACCGGCAAACATCCGGGTGATCCGGGCTATGGGGTCACTGCGTCCGGCAAAGTCGTGCAAGACCACCAAACCATCGCCGTGGACCCGTCTGTCATCCCGATCGGCACCAAAGTCTATATTGAAGGAATCGGTGTGCGCGTCGCCGAAGACACCGGCGGGGCCATCGTCGGGAACCGCATTGACGTCTATATGAGCGACCTCTCGGCCGCCATTCAATTCGGCTACAAGAAAAACATCAAAGTCTACGTCCTCGACGCTTCTCAACAATCCGCATAACCCAAAGTAGGAAAAAGGCGATGGGACCCCTGTCCCCTCGCCTATCTGAATATTCCCTCATCATGTCAACAAGAGCCGAACCAACGCAATTCCGCCCATTCCGGTAATCACCGTCAAAAACAAATTGCGCGTCTTCCACGCCACCGCAATCGTCGGCAAACTGACCCAGAAATACAAATTCGACCAGGAAAAGTCGAGATGCCCTTCCTGAAGCACGAGCGACGGAGCCAGCATCGCAGCAAGCACGGCGACGGGCACATAGCGCAGCCACGTTACGACCAGCGGCGGCAACGTTCGCCCCGCAAGCAACCAGACGGGAAGCAGGCGCGGGATCACAGTCACGAGCGACATTCCGAGAATCGTCAACCAGATTGTTTGTTCGTCCACGACTCCAACACCACCCCAAGCGTCGCGCCGAGTACAGTCGCAAGCATGACCGACCACGTCGCAAAGCCCAATAATTGAAACACAACCGCTACGATCCCGCTGAACAAAGCGACTCCCACCGCTTTCACATGATGAATCTGCAAGAGCAGCAGCGCGACGAACATCGCGGGCAACGCGTAATCCAGACCGAACGGCTTCACGTCGGTCAACATCGTGTTCGCGACGAAGCCCAACCACGAACCGAGGACCCACGAGAGATGCGACGTCACGTTGACGGCGAAGACTTGTCTGGCCCCCGGCACCCGTTCTGCAAATTGCAGGCTGTGCAGAGCGAACGTCTCATCGGTGAGTTCGGTCGCAAACAAAAGCCGTTTGGCTTGCGGCCACCGCGACAAGTACGGCGAGACCGCCGCCGCCATCAACAGATGCCGCAAGTTGACGATGAACGTGGTGAAGAGGATCGACAGCATCGGCTGCCCGCTGGCAAACAACCCGGCTGCGATCAACTGCGACGAACCTGCATAGACAATGAACGACATCAACAGCGTGGAGAACAGCGACAAGTGCGCTTGCCCGGCTAACACTCCGTAGGCGAACCCGATCGGAATGTAGCCCATCACCACAGGCAAAGCTTGCAACACGCCGCGTGTGATCGGGGAGGAACTTGGCCGCTCCTCCGAATTGACAACGCTCTGTGACATGAAAGGAAGTTCCTCCAAGGAAGTAGTCCGATTTTTTGTACATCTTGGTATATAGTCTATACAAAAACAGACTTGCACACAACTTCGCGCAAGCCTGAAAGTTAGAGCCGTTCGACACGAATGGCAAACAGATCGTGCGTGCGCAGTCGAATGCGTTCGTGAGGAGAAACGTCTTGCAAAAGTTTACCGGGGCAATAAAAACGGACTTGTTCGCCCGCGACGCCGAGCGTGACTTGGTACAGCATGCCGATGTAGGGCATTCTGACTCGAGAGACACTTTCCAACGTGCCGGTGACGAGGTCGAGGTCCTCGGGAGCTTCCAGCATTTGCGCATACGCGGCGTAATACATCGCGACCAGCATCGTGTTGGTGTACGCGGTGAGCGACCCGACGCAGACGACCAGCGCCAAGGCGAAGAGACTGATCACAACCGTCCAGCGAATGTCTTGGTGGGCGTAGAGTTTATAAAGCACAACAGACAGCACCGCTGCGACGGTGAGAGCGGCGACCGTTACCGTGCGCTTCAAGCGCAGGCGTTTGCCTTGCCACTGCGCGGCACGTTTTTTCATTTCATATGCGTTCTTCATGGAACCTATTCACCCTCTCTCCTCTACTATCATTCTACTACGCCCGCCGCGCGTTAGGAGCTGAAAAATGGTGGGAACCCCGTCTTGACCTTGCTTTTCTGCAGGGCTATATTGGGAGGAGTGGTATTTGTACTACATAGTCTAATTCAGTTTCTTTGGAGGTCCCGCAATGAGCGCAGAATTTCTAGATGGGTTTCGCTTTTATTCGCTTGTCAAAGTCCGCTTTGCAGAAACGGACATGAACGGCCACATGAGCCACGTCTCCCCGATCATCTACATGGAGCAAGCCCGCGCCGAGTTTATGGAGTCCCTGGACGTCTTCACGCCGGAGTTGCTCATCAAGGAGCGCAAAACGTTCGTGCTCGCCGGTCAATCGATCGACTACAAAGCACAGGCCTATTACAACGACCGCCTGCGCATCTACTTGCGCGTCTCACGCATCGGATCCTCGTCGCTTGACATGGAGTACGCCATCGTCAACGAGGACAAGCAACTGCTCTGTTGCACCGCTCGTTCCACGGTCGTCTTTTTCGACGCCAACATGCAAAAAAGCACTCCCTTGCCAGACGATCTGGCGGAGCGCATCGAAGAGTTGGAATCCAAGTTTGCGACCGTCTGACACGGTCGCTTTTTTATGTAGCGGGAGGGTCTTGAAAAAAGAAAAAGCCCCTTTCGTCACGTCTCTTGGCGAAAGGGACCACCTCCCATAGTGAGAATCCGCGATACGGTCGCGTGTAGATTCTCAAAAAATATTTACTTGTCAGAACAAGTTCAGAACGAACAGGCTCTGGTCGTGGACAGCTTATCGAATGATCTCGATCGGCCCTTCCCCACGCTTGAGGAGTTTCGGGTATGCTGTCTCCGGTTTGAGGATCGAAAGCAAGTAGTTAATTGCCACTTCCGGATCAACGGTATCGCCACAGGTGTAGCAATCCATAGCTGCAAAGCCTTTCTCCGGGTACGTGTGGATCGACAGATGCGACTCAGACAACAATACAAGAACGGTAGCGCCTTGCGGTTCGAATTGCTTGTACTGCACAGACAGAACGTGTGCTCCCGATTTCTCAGCTGCTTCGACCATGCGGGACTTGAGGAACTCCGCATTGTTGATCAATTCAAAATCGATACCCCACGCGTCTACAGCACAATGTCTCCCGAAAGTAGAGTATTCTTCCATCATCTACCTCTCGGCCCCCTTCCTATCAAACAATTTTTCGTCATTGTTCGCTAGGACCTACGTCATTCACTAGGGGGGAAGGTTAGTCCAAAGAGGTCCCAACCCTTTTCAGTGAATCCTGGTTCCTATTGTTCTTGACTCAACAGCAAAGAGAATATCATGTTTCCAAGGGAACTTCAATAGGTTTCTCAAAAGTTTTTCCGGAGAAATTTCTGAGAGGTATATCGAGTGCATGAAAGGGCTTTCTTGTCGATAAATGACGAATATTTATTCAATATGTCGAGATTTCGTTGTATGAGCCAAATCCACGCTTCCACGCGTATCTTATGTGCGTGAAACTTCTTTTGCCATCCGCGTTTGTAAAGATTTTGTGGAAATTAGCGAACCAGATTTCGAGCATACTACGAGCAAAGGGAGGAGGATGCACAATGGAACATGGAGAGTTGCATGAGGGCGAGTTGCACGGCGAAGTCGGTGCTCACCTCGACGAGTTGTGCCAGTCGATCTGGGATCACTACGAAGAGAACCCGAAGTCGGGTCCGGTGGAAGTGACGATCAACAGCGTCGGCACCGGCATTCTGGCCAAGAAGGACGAAGACGGGTTGTTTTTTGAAGCCAACGGAGACGAGTTTGACATCGAGGAGTTCTTTATGGAGAACAACTTGACGTCCGACACGGTGAGTTTCCAACACAAGCACTAGAAAAAAGAACCCCAGGGAGCTCTCGGCCCTGGGGTTCTTCCTCCTGCAACTTAGGTGAGGCGGTTCAATTTCATGAACAGCGCCGGACCGGCTTGTTTGACGGTCTCGATCAGCGCTTCGGTGATTTCGGTGCCACGGGTCGCAAGAACGTTGCCCCCGTCGTCGGTCAAGTCTTCACGCAACTGCTTGCCGATCAAGTAGGCGTACTGGCCACCGGGAGTCGGTGCTTCGGCTCCTTGCGGGCTTGCAGCGTCCGTACGGGTCGCTGCCGTTTCTTGGGCTGCGTGCGTGACTTCAAGCGATGCTGTGAGCGGGATGACGTTGTCTTGCGGGGCCGGCTCGTCTTGGAGCGAATCGAAGATGCGAGACTCGTCCTTGATGACGAGGACGTCGCGTCCGAAGGTCATGATGTTGTCACGGTGAAACACGCGGACCGACTCGGTGTTGCTGTGCTCTGCGAACGTGCAGGCGGTGACGGAGCCGGTTTCCTCTTCTACATAGTATTCTTGGACGACGCCCATCAGTTGACCCTTGCGAGAGAGCACGCGGGTGCCGATGATCTTGTAGCCGAGCAGAACGAGTTCGCGTGCTCCGGCGACGTCGTGCAGGTCGCGGATAGACTCGCTTGATTCAACGGTCACGGCAAAATCGCCGACACCGATGACAGATTCATACGGGAGAACGTGAACCCCGATGGCATCTTGGTCGTTGTCGACTTGGAGGAGTCGGACGGAACCGGAGGACGGTTCGAGTACCAGTTGTTTGACGCGGCCGATCTCGGCGCCTTCGGTGAGGGAGAAGATCGGGAGACCTTGAATTT
It encodes:
- a CDS encoding 3D domain-containing protein encodes the protein MKKTLLAFVFSLALLFSLLATPSYAMYELPAPYGAPHTYDLGGVVYGPPLPSNLPPVIARSGTDLLKKVEEAVPETLTYKVKQGDSLSSIAASFNTKTETLAQLNNLPNANVLKIDQELQIPNLERKLLQPGLAVKNVLNADLTAYTAGFESTGKHPGDPGYGVTASGKVVQDHQTIAVDPSVIPIGTKVYIEGIGVRVAEDTGGAIVGNRIDVYMSDLSAAIQFGYKKNIKVYVLDASQQSA
- a CDS encoding AzlD domain-containing protein produces the protein MDEQTIWLTILGMSLVTVIPRLLPVWLLAGRTLPPLVVTWLRYVPVAVLAAMLAPSLVLQEGHLDFSWSNLYFWVSLPTIAVAWKTRNLFLTVITGMGGIALVRLLLT
- a CDS encoding AzlC family ABC transporter permease, with amino-acid sequence MSQSVVNSEERPSSSPITRGVLQALPVVMGYIPIGFAYGVLAGQAHLSLFSTLLMSFIVYAGSSQLIAAGLFASGQPMLSILFTTFIVNLRHLLMAAAVSPYLSRWPQAKRLLFATELTDETFALHSLQFAERVPGARQVFAVNVTSHLSWVLGSWLGFVANTMLTDVKPFGLDYALPAMFVALLLLQIHHVKAVGVALFSGIVAVVFQLLGFATWSVMLATVLGATLGVVLESWTNKQSG
- a CDS encoding acyl-CoA thioesterase is translated as MSAEFLDGFRFYSLVKVRFAETDMNGHMSHVSPIIYMEQARAEFMESLDVFTPELLIKERKTFVLAGQSIDYKAQAYYNDRLRIYLRVSRIGSSSLDMEYAIVNEDKQLLCCTARSTVVFFDANMQKSTPLPDDLAERIEELESKFATV
- the speD gene encoding adenosylmethionine decarboxylase, which encodes MMEEYSTFGRHCAVDAWGIDFELINNAEFLKSRMVEAAEKSGAHVLSVQYKQFEPQGATVLVLLSESHLSIHTYPEKGFAAMDCYTCGDTVDPEVAINYLLSILKPETAYPKLLKRGEGPIEIIR